Genomic segment of Clostridium sp. Marseille-P299:
ATACATACTAATGTGAATTTAAGTAGTATGAAATTCAATGTTTTATTTAGTCAATAAGGATTGAATTTATAGATTTAGTCAATAATTAAGGAATGCATACGTTATGGTAAAATGTTAGAACAGTAGGTGATGATATGGATGATATGCAGGAGAAGTTTAAGTTAATGCTAAGGCAAAACGGATTAAAAATAACGACGCAACGAATTGCAATCCTAGAGGTGTTAAGCTCAAGGCCGGATGAACACCTGACCGCGGAGGAGATTTATGATTGTGTTAGAAATATGTATCCGGATATTGGTTTAGCAACCGTTTATCGGACGATACAAGTGTTATCTGATCTCAATCTAATCGATAAATTGAATTTAGATGATGGATATGTACGTTATGAAATAGGAAAGCAAAATGAAAAACATTGTGGACATCATCATCATCATTTGATTTGTCTTGACTGTGGTCAAGTGTTTACATTTCAAGATGATTTATTGGAGGCACTGGAACAAAGAATTCATGAGACGATGAACTTTGAGGTGCTTGATCATGAAGTGAAATTATTTGGAAGATGCAATGATTGCATGAAAAAGAAACAATCGGATGAAAATAAATAGCTCTAACATATTCAGCAGTAACTGCTGACATACGAATGCACTTCGAAATTTACATATCAATTTATTTTTGGAGGTGCAATTTTGAAAGAAAATGAAATAACAAAAGGAGCAAATACGGGTAATTATAAGAAAAGAAATTATAATTATTCCAAGAAAGGATACCAACAATCAAGACAAAACAGAGTTGAGAAAGTTGCTGCTTCTACAAAAGCTGAACTTACAGTGAAGATGGAACCAGAGGTTGTTGTTGAGAACAAGGAAAAAGGAAAACCAGCAAAACCTGCGGTAAAGATTATTCCATTAGGTGGTCTTGAACAAATCGGTATGAATATTACCGCATTTGAATATGAAGATACCATCATTGTTGTAGACTGCGGATTAGCTTTCCCAGAAGATGAGATGCTTGGTATTGATTTAGTAATCCCTGATATTACTTATTTAAAGGATAATATTAGTAAAGTTAAGGGATTTGTCATTACACATGGTCATGAAGACCACATAGGCTCCTTACCATATGTATTAAAAGACATTAATGTACCAATTTATGCTACTAAGCTAACAGTTGGTATCATTGAGAATAAATTAAAAGAACACAATCTTTTAAAAACAACCAAGAGAAAAGTAATCAAATATGGACAATCAATTAATTTAGGTTGTTTCCGTATTGAATTTATTCGAACAAACCACAGTATTGCAGATGCAGCTGCATTAGCAATTCATACGCCAGCTGGTATTATTGTACACACAGGCGATTTTAAAGTAGATTACACACCAGTATTTGGTGAAACAATAGATTTACAAAAGTTTGGAGAACTTGGTAAAAAAGGTGTTTTAGCCTTAATGGCAGATAGTACGAATGTAATGAGACCTGGTTATACAATGTCTGAACGTACTGTTGGTAAAACCTTTGATAATATTTTTGCTGAGAACTCAAAGAGCCGTATTATCGTTGCTACCTTTGCCTCTAATGTTGACCGTGTTCAACAGATAATCAATTCAGCAGCAAAATACGGAAGAAAAGTTGTAATTGAAGGTAGAAGTATGGTGAATATTATTTCTACAGCTTCTGATTTAGGTTATATTACTATGCCTGATAATATTTTAATTGATATTGAGCAGATGAAGAATTATACTGATGATCAGATTGTTTTAATTACGACTGGTAGCCAAGGCGAAGCAATGGCAGCATTATCAAGAATTGCTGCTTCTATTCATAAAAAAGTATTCATTAAACCTGGAGATACTGTAATTTTTAGTTCTACACCAATTCCAGGAAATGAAAAGAATGTATCTAAGATAATCAACGAATTATCAATGAAGGGTGCAAAAGTAATATTCCAAGATACTCATGTTTCTGGTCACGCATGTCAAGAAGAGATTAAGTTAATTTATGCTCTTACAAAACCTAAATTTGCGATTCCAATTCATGGTGAGTATCGTCATTTAAAAGCTCATGCTGAGTTAGCAGAAGGAATGGGCATTCACAAAGATAATATCGTTTTAATTTCTTCTGGTGATGTTTTAGAATTATCGGAAGATAGCGCTAAAATTGTTGGCGAAGTACCAGCTCAAGGCATCTTAGTAGATGGTCTTGGTGTTGGTGATGTTGGTAATATCGTTCTTCGCGATAGACAGCATTTATCCGAGAATGGTCTTATCATTGTAGTTGTTACTTTAGAAAAATTCAGCAATCAAGTGTTATCTGGACCAGATATTGTGTCTAGAGGATTTGTTTATGTAAGAGAATCTGAAAACTTGATGGAAGAAGCTAGAATTGTTGTAAACGATGCTCTTGATAAGTGTTTAAGCAAGAACATGAGTGATTGGGGAAAAATTAAGAATGAAATTAAGGATTCCCTAAGCGATTACTTATGGAAGAAGATGAAGAGAAATCCTATGATACTTCCAATCATTATGGAAGTATAAAGTATTTGCTTAGCATGACTCTTTAGAAAGTTGAAGGCAAAGAAAGTATGCTTTGTCGAGGGAGATAATTATGGAAAATTCAAATACCACGACAGCTAAATTAGTTTATAAAATTACTAGTTCACTAGTACGCATGTTTTTAAATATTTTATTTTACCTTATCGTGATTATGCTTATTGTAAAAGTTGGAACATACACTTATAACATGGCATATCAAGTATTTGGTTCCGTAGCAGTGGAAGCGCAGCCTGGTAGAGATGTTGAATTTCAAATTAAAAAGGGCGAGTCTACTATGGATATAGCAAATAGACTTGAAGTAAGTAAACTTGCAGTAAATAAGTATTCGTTCTATTTAAAGACAAAGTTAAAAGAATACAATATTATGCCGGGGACTTTTATTCTTAATACATCCATGGATTATGATGATGTATTAGAAATAATTACGGATGCGACGAATTCCATTGCGGAGGAAGAAGCAGTGGATACAGAAACAACGACTCCGTAGTAGTAGCGTAAGTGGATTTAAGTATCCGCGTTGACAATAGTTAGAGGTTGTCATATAACTCTTTGTAGGCTTATGCTTATCAATAGTTATGTGACGACCTCTTTTCAATGATAAGATGTTAGGAGATAGATATGATTGTAAATGAACGTATTGCCGCCTATATTAATTCACTTGAGGGGGAATTACCTGAGAATTTACAAGCCTTAGAGCAGCAAGCACTCAAAGATTTTGTTCCGATCATTCGAAAAGATGCACAATCCTTACTTCGTTTTCTTTTAAAGGTAAAAAAGCCAAAGAGAATTTTAGAAGTCGGGACAGCAGTAGGCTTTTCCTGCTCTTTATTAGCAGAGTATATGCCTAGCGATTGTACAATTACTACCATTGAAAAATTTCCAAAACGAGTGGAAGAGGCAAAGAAAAATTTGTCCCTTGCAAAAAGGTCCAAAGATATGGTACTTTTAATAGGGGACGCAATGGATGTTTTACAAGCTTTGAATGGCAAAAAAGAGGGAAATATTAGTGAGATTTATACACCTTATGATAATAAATCTTATTTTGAAATAGATGATGTAAACTCTGATAAGATTGCGGAACTTAATAAATCATTAAGTGAACCGTATGATTTTATTTTTATGGACGCTGCAAAGGGTCAATATATGAACTTCTTACCTGAAATTATGGATCTGTTACCATTGGACGGTCTATTAATTACAGATAATGTTCTTCAAGAGGGAAGCATAGCGGATTCAAAATATAGTATTGTCAGAAGAGATAGAACCATTCATGTGCGTATGAGAGAATATCTTTATGCGTTGACTCATATGGAGGAATTAGATACTGTTATTCTTCCTGTGGGAGATGGGATGACTCTTAGTACTAGGGTTAAGTAAGTATTGAGAGATAAATTTTAAGTAATCAAAAGAGTAATAGTTTTAAGTAATCAAAAGAGTAATAGTTTTAAGTAATTAAAAGAGTAATAAGTTTTAAATAATTAGAAGAGCAATAATTTTTAAATAATTAGAAGAGCAATAATTTATAAGTAATTAAAAGTAATAAGTTTTATGTAATCAAGATAGTAATAAAATTAGTAAAGAATTAAACATAGTTAAAAAGCAAAAAAGAATTAAACATTTAAATATTGATAAAGTAAACATTTAAATAACGATAAAGTAAACAATTAACGCATTTAGACAGTATTCAATTTTTAGATGAAAGTTTATGATTTCATCAGATGAGCATAGAAGGATATTGTATAATATAAATTATGTAGATTTTTGATGAGGGTTTATACTTTCATCAGATAAACATAGAAAGAAATTGTATGATACAAACTATGGAAAATTGAATATTTACTTGGAGGATTAAAATGGAATATATTAAGAAACCGGAATTATTAATTCCAGCAAGCAATTTAGAAGTATTAAAAACAGCAATTATGTATGGAGCTGATGCAGTATATATTGGCGGAGAAATGTATGGATTAAGAGCGAAAGCTAAGAATTTTTCTGCAGAAGATATGAAGGAAGGTATCGCTTTTGCTCATAAATATGGTAAAAAAGTTTACGTAACAGCAAATATTACGGCTCATAACCGTGATTTAGATGGTGTTGCTAAATATTTTGAAGAGTTAAGAGAAATTAAACCAGATGCGATTATTATTTCTGATCCTGGTGTGTTTGATATCGCACAGGAGGTAGCACCTGAGATTGATATTCATATTAGTACACAAGCAAACAACGTAAACTATAGAACATATCGTTTCTGGCATAAGATGGGTGCTACAAGAGTAGTATCCGCAAGAGAACTTTCCCTTGATGAAATCGCAGATTTAAGAAAGAACATTCCTGCCGATTTAGAAATCGAAACCTTCGTTCATGGCGCTATGTGTATTGCTCATTCTGGACGTTGCTTATTAAGTAACTATTTTACAGGAAGAGATGCGAATTTAGGTGCTTGTACACATCCTTGCAGATGGAAGTATCATGTTGTGGAAGAAAACCGTCCTGGTGAGTATTTACCAGTGTTTGAAAATGATAGAGGTACTTATATCTTTAACTCAAAAGATTTATGTATGATTGAATATATTCCTGAGATCGTTGCAGCAGGAATCAACAGTTTAAAGGTAGAAGGTCGTATGAAGACAGCTCTTTATGTTGCAACTGTTGCAAGAACTTATCGTAAAGCAATTGATGATTTCTTTGAATCTCCAGAGCTTTATAAAGAGAATTTAGAGTACTACAGACAAGAAATTGCAAAATGCACCTATCGTCAGTTTACAACAGGTTTCTTCTTCGATAAGCCTAAGGCAGATGCTCAGATTTATGATAACAATGTATATGTAAAAGAGTATACTTATCTTGGTACTGTAGGTTCCGTGGATGAGAATAACCTTTGCGAATTAGAACAAAGAAATAAGTTTAGCGTTGGCGATGAAGTTGAAGTTATGAAGCCAAACGGTGAGAATATTTTAGTTACTGTGAAAAAGATTCTTGATGAAGAAGGCAATGAAATGGAAAGTTGTCCACATCCAAAGCAAAAAATCTTTGTTGATTTTGGAATCAAGCTTGAACAGTACGATATTATTCGTAGAAAAGAAGAGAAAAGTGAATAATGTAATATAAACAACAAAAGCAGCCTTAATTTGGCTGCTTTTGCTATTTACACCTACAATAAGTAATGTTTAATGAATTAAGAAACAAACTGATCTCTGAGCTTTTTTAACGCCTTTTTTTCAATACGGCTAACATAACTACGGCTGATTCCAAGTTTATCTGCGATTTCTCTTTGAGTGATTTCCTTATGTCCGTTTAAACCATATCTCATTTCTATGATCTCTTTTTCACGGTCTGTAAGTGCGGAGTCAACAAAAGAATAGAGTTTTTTTACATTGCTCTTTAACTCCATTACATCAACAATATCTTCGTCCATGCTTTCAATAATATCCAGTAAATTAATCTCATTACCTTCTTTGTCCGAACCAATTGGTTCATATAGATATACTTCTCGGGACTGTTTTTTACCACTTCGTAACATCATTAATAGCTCGTTATCAATACATCTAGAAGCATAAGTTGCAAGTCTTATTCCTTTTTCGGTATCAAAGGTGTCAATCGATTTAATTAATCCAATGGTTCCTATTGAAATTAAATCATCAGTTTCTCGGTCTTGCGTGTTATATTTCTTAACAATGTGTGCTACTAAACGAAGATTACGCTCGATCAATATATCTCTCGCAACCCGGTTGCCAGAACGACATTGTAAAAGCATTTCATTTTCTTCCTTTGCGCTTAACGGTTTTGGGAATGATTTCAAGAGGGCACCTCAACGCTTAGGGTTTACTATTACTCTATGACTGTTGGACAGTTTCAGTGCCTTTCCACAAAAGAAAATTTATAAAAAAATTTGGGTTGTGAGGCAATTGGAGCAAAACAGAAAGACTCATGCTTCGATTACGATGCATAAGTACTACTAATGCATCTCCATAGGCGCATTCGTTCTTTCTGTTTTGCTCCAATTGCCTGTACATTTTTTGGATTTAAACTGTTTTTTGTTTTTTATTGTTTTTATTATATGGTTTTGGTATTAGATTGTGGTATAAAATTTTGGTTCTGATTTGGTTGTGATTATATTTTATTAGATTATTTTATTGGCTTAGGGGATATGGGCTTTATATTAATTGCTTTTCTTTTGATGTACTACGAAAGTATTTTATATCATAAAATACTATTAAGTTTGTTTTGGAGTGCTTTCATGAAAATGAGGAAATATCGTTCTGTATTAATTATAGGGTTTGAATGCATTGCGCTTTTGATTTTGGGTGCTATGTTTTTAGTTAGAACTCTTGAAAATAATAAAATGGATACGCTATTGGTTGCTTCTGAAAAAGGAACTAAAAATTATATCAAATGGGTGGATTTTACGGTTACTTATGAGGCGATGGATGATGCTTATCATTATGATTTGGAGACTCATGATAATGAGATAGAATTGCATTGGATTGAACTTCTTGCTTATTTTGGGGCAAAGTTTGGTGGCGATTTTTCAAGGTATAAGAGTGCGGATATGAAAAAGCTAGCAGATTTATTGCTTAGTGGTGATGAAACTATGGGTACTATGACGGAGGATATGAAATACTATCCTTATTATTATGAGGCGTATTCGGCTGTTTTAGGTGGCTTGGTAGGGGAGTTTGAGATTCAAGTGTTAACGGATGATAAATCTGACTTGGTTTGGGAGAAACGCTATGGATTGAAAGGTTACTCACCGATTGCAAAGGATTATTATTTTTATCATTATGATGATTTTGGGGTGTCGAGGTCCTATGGATATAAAAGGAGGCACCTTGGACATGACATGATGGGACAGATAGGTACGCCGATTATTGCTGTTGAGTCAGGGTATGTTGAGGCGATTGGATGGAATCAGTATGGTGGTTGGAGAATTGGTATCCGAAGCTTTGATGGTAAAAGGTACTATTATTATGCGCATTTAAGAAAGGATATGCCTTATAATTCCTCTCTTGGTGAGGGGAGTATTGTAACAGCAGGGGAAGTAATTGGGTATCTTGGTAGAACTGGTTATAGTGCAAAAGAGAATACCAATAATATTTCTACTTCCCATCTTCATTTTGGATTGCAATTAATCTTTGATGAATCGCAAAAAGAGGGGTATAATGAGATTTGGGTTGATTGTTATGATTTGACTCGGTTTTTATATCGGAATCGTTCTTTAACAAAAAGAGATGAAGATACGAATGAATTTAAACGTGTATATGATATGCTTGATCCAGCAGTAGAATATTATAAGAAGAATATGGAGTAGCACTAGTTAGTGAGTCTGCATAAAGGTATACGGAGGTAAAATGGATAAAATATATGTGAATGGAATTATACATAGCTTAGACCACGAAAACAATGATTATGAGGCTATGGCCATCAAAGATGGTTTGATTTGTGAACTTGGAAGTAATGAGGATATATTAAAATTAAAAACGGATACAACAAAAATTTATGATTTACATAATCAAGTCGTGTTTCCTGGATTTAATGATAGTCATATGCATATTTTAGAATACGCTATACAAGCCGAGCGAATCGATTTATCTCATGTAAAATCGATTGATGAACTTATTTTAGTTATGAAATCCGCATTAAATGAGCATAGTAATAATGAGATTAGTAATGCTACTACTAATAATATTGAAACTAGTAATATTGTAACTACTAATATTGAAACTAGTAATATTGAAACTAATAATATTGATACTAATTATAGAGGTACTAATAATGCTGATTCAAATAGTACTGATATACAGTGGTTGATTGGTAGATGCATGAACCAAGATCATTTTAAAGATAAAAGAATGCCAACAAAAGACGATTTAAATAAGATTTCAACAACAATTCCCATTGTAATTCTTCGTGTTTGCCATCATATTGCCGTTGTAAATGATAAGGCTCTTGAATTATTAAGTTCGAATGGTGTTCTTCCCGCGGTAGAGGGTGGAGAATTTCTTCTTGGTAAAGATGGGAAACCTAATGGAATTTTAACTGAAAATGCATTACAACTTATTTACAATACTTTGTCTAAGCCTAGTGTATCTAAGGTTAAAGAATTGATACTAAAAACAACAAATGAAATGGCTGCCCATGGAATTACCTCGGCTCATAGTGATGACTTTGCTTCGGTGGAGCATTTTGAAGATGTAATTACTGCATATCGTGAGTTGGGTGAGGAGAATTTATTAAAGGTTCGAGTGAATCAACAATGCCTTATAAAAGATTCTAAGGAACTCTTAGAATTTATCCATAAAGGATATGCTAGTAAGGTCTTCAATCCTTACTATTCCTTAGGTGCTCTAAAAATCTTATCCGATGGTTCTTTGGGGGCAAGAACTGCGTACTTAAGAAATCCTTATCATGATGAACCAAGTACGAGAGGAGTTTTTGTTGAAACGAAAGAGCAATTGCTGGAACGAATGAAATTAGCAGATGATAATGGTATGCAAATTGCGGTTCACGCAATTGGAGACGGCGCAATTGAAGCGATATTAGATTGTTTTCAAGAATTAGATGCTAAGAATAATTATCGAAATCCTTTAAGACATGGAATTGTTCACTGTCAGATTACCGATAAAGAGTTATTAGAACGATTTAATAAACAGAATATCCTTGCGTATATACAGCCTATTTTCTTAGAATATGATTTGCATATGGTTGAAGATAGGGTAGGAAAAGAGTTAGCTTCTACAAGTTATGCCTTTAATACTTTGATGGATAGTGGAGTGCATACGTCTGGTGGTTCTGATTGTCCAGTGGAGCATTTTAATATAATGAACAATATTTATTGTGGAGTTGCTAGAAAGGATTTGTTTGGACAACCTGTGGAAGGATTTCATACTGAAGAAGCTTTGACTATGAGACAAGCCTTGCAAGCGTTTACAATGGAAGGTGCATACGCATCAAGAGAAGAACAGGTAAAGGGAAGTTTAGAAAAAGGTAAGTATGCAGACTTTGTTGTATTGGATAAAGATTTATTACAGATAGAGAATGAAGAAATTCGAAATGTTAATGTTTTAATGACGGTTATGGGTGGAAAAACTACATATCGTAACGAAAATTTTAATTAATTACAAGTTTGGAGGGAACATGATTGGTGCAGAGGTAATGTTACACTATGAAAATTCAGTGGAAATGCAGTTAATATTACATTGTGCGCCAGTCTTAAAAGGGCTTAAAGCTGGGAATACGATTACTTTATTACATTCTGATTTAGATAAAGTGAATCAAGTGATTAAAGATACAGAAGTTCATACGAAAACACTGTATCAAAATAATTCCGTTGCAGTTGTCTTATTTTATCGTAGAAATCAAATGTTGAAGGTAATGAATCAAGTCGCTTATTGTGCATATTTGCTACAGCTTGGTTATCGTCCGTTAAATGTAGAGGAATGTTTTAATCAGCTTCGTAGCAAAATGTATGATTATCATAATAGGAGAAAAGTATTTCCACACGAATTGGGAGTATTTCTTGAATATCCTTTGTATGATATTCAAGAATTTATAAGACAAGGCGGTAAAAACTGCAAACTTTGTGGCTATTGGAAGGTGTATGATCAAGAGGATGATGCAAAAACTATCTTCAAGCAATATGATCAGGCTAGAAATGAGTTGCTAATGAATTATCAAGATACAGGGAAACTTATGATTTAGAACAAGATATGTATAAAATGAATGAAAAACCTACCAAAGTTCATTCTAAGACCTACCAAAGTTTAATAAATCGCAATTTTAGTAAATCAGTTATTGCCTTTTTCGAACACTTCATATAAAATGGTACAAGAAAACAAAAGAAAGGCTTGGTGGTAAGCATGGCGACGACTGTTAAGTGCGCGGCAAAGATTGATAGCATCACAGAAATTAGTGATGGAATATACAGTATGTGGATTAACGAAGAGAAAATAGCGAGTGCTACAAGACCAGGACAATTTCTATCGTTATATTGCAAAGATGGGGCTAAGTTATTACCTAGACCAATCAGTGTGTGTGAGATTAAGGAAGGCAAGATACGCCTTGTATTTCGTGCGATGGGAGCAGGTACTAAAGAAATTGCTACCTATCAGGCGGGTGAATTTATAGAAGTAATGGGACCACTTGGTAACGGATTTCCTCTTACAGAAGGAAAGCGTGCGATATTAATTGGTGGAGGTATTGGTATTCCTCCTATGCTAGAATTAGCGAAACAATTAAAATGTGAAAAGCAAGTGGTGTTAGGATATCGAGATGTTACATTTCTTGACAAAGAGTTTTTAGACTATGCGGATGTTTATGTTGCAACAGAAGATGGTAGTGTAGGAACTAAGGGAAATGTAATTGATGCTATGAAAGAACATCAGCTTAATGCGGATGTTATTTTTGCATGTGGGCCTACTCCAATGCTTCGTGGAGTTAAGCAGTATGCGAAGGAGCATGGTATTACCGCTTGGCTTTCTTTAGAAGAGAGAATGGCATGTGGAATTGGTGCTTGTCTTGCATGTGTATGTAAGAGCAAAGAAAAAGACCATCATACCAATGTGAACAATAAACGTATCTGTAAAGATGGACCAGTATTTCTTGCAGATGATATAGAACTTTAGAAGGGGAGTGGCATAGCGAATGAATACAGCAGTTAATATTGCAGGAGTAACCTTTAAAAATCCAGTTATGACAGCCTCTGGTACCTTTGGATCAGGTGCAGAATATAGTGATTTTGTTAATTTAAGTGAACTTGGAGCAGTTGTAACTAAGGGTGTTGCCAACATTCCATGGCCAGGAAATGCAACTCCTAGAATTGCAGAAACTTACGGTGGTATGTTAAATGCAATCGGTTTACAAAATCCAGGCATCGATGTGTTTGAACAAAGAGATATCCCATTTTTAAAACAATTTGATACAAAAATTATCGTAAATGTTTGTGGTAAGACAACAGAAGACTATATCGAAGTTGTAGAACGATTAGGAAACTGTGACGTGGATATGCTTGAAATTAATATCTCTTGTCCAAACGTAAAAGAAGGCGGAATTGCTTTCGGACAAAACCCTAAGATGGTAGAAGCAATTACCTCTGAAATTAAAAAGAGAGCAAAACAGCCAATTATCATGAAACTTAGTCCAAACGTAACGGATATTACAGAAACTGCAAAGGCAGCAGAAGCAGGTGGAGCAGACGCTTTATCACTCATTAATACTTTAACTGGTATGAAGATTGATATTAACAAACGTAATTTTGTTTTAGCCAATAAAACAGGTGGATTATCTGGCCCAGCGGTGAAACCAATTGCAATCCGTATGGTTTACCAAACTGCTAATGCAGTAAAATTACCAATCATCGGTATGGGCGGTATTGCTACAGCAGAAGATGCATTAGAGTTTATTATGGCAGGTGCGACTGCAGTTGCGGTTGGTACAGCAAACTTTATCAATCCTTATGCAACAGTAGATGTAATTAAGGGAATTAATGAATATATGAAATTAAATCAAATCAACGATATCAATGAATTAATTGGTTGCGTGAAATAGTTTAATTTTTTTTGCCTAAATATAGGTGAGAGAATAGGTATATTCTGGTAAGAAACTGGTTAAAATGAAAGGAGCTTATTATGGAGCAATATAAAAAAGATTTTATCGAATTTATGGTAGACTGTGGAGTTTTAAAGTTTGGAGATTTCGTTACTAAAAGTGGAAGAAAAACACCTTTCTTTGTA
This window contains:
- a CDS encoding Fur family transcriptional regulator — its product is MDDMQEKFKLMLRQNGLKITTQRIAILEVLSSRPDEHLTAEEIYDCVRNMYPDIGLATVYRTIQVLSDLNLIDKLNLDDGYVRYEIGKQNEKHCGHHHHHLICLDCGQVFTFQDDLLEALEQRIHETMNFEVLDHEVKLFGRCNDCMKKKQSDENK
- a CDS encoding ribonuclease J, which encodes MEPEVVVENKEKGKPAKPAVKIIPLGGLEQIGMNITAFEYEDTIIVVDCGLAFPEDEMLGIDLVIPDITYLKDNISKVKGFVITHGHEDHIGSLPYVLKDINVPIYATKLTVGIIENKLKEHNLLKTTKRKVIKYGQSINLGCFRIEFIRTNHSIADAAALAIHTPAGIIVHTGDFKVDYTPVFGETIDLQKFGELGKKGVLALMADSTNVMRPGYTMSERTVGKTFDNIFAENSKSRIIVATFASNVDRVQQIINSAAKYGRKVVIEGRSMVNIISTASDLGYITMPDNILIDIEQMKNYTDDQIVLITTGSQGEAMAALSRIAASIHKKVFIKPGDTVIFSSTPIPGNEKNVSKIINELSMKGAKVIFQDTHVSGHACQEEIKLIYALTKPKFAIPIHGEYRHLKAHAELAEGMGIHKDNIVLISSGDVLELSEDSAKIVGEVPAQGILVDGLGVGDVGNIVLRDRQHLSENGLIIVVVTLEKFSNQVLSGPDIVSRGFVYVRESENLMEEARIVVNDALDKCLSKNMSDWGKIKNEIKDSLSDYLWKKMKRNPMILPIIMEV
- a CDS encoding endolytic transglycosylase MltG; amino-acid sequence: MENSNTTTAKLVYKITSSLVRMFLNILFYLIVIMLIVKVGTYTYNMAYQVFGSVAVEAQPGRDVEFQIKKGESTMDIANRLEVSKLAVNKYSFYLKTKLKEYNIMPGTFILNTSMDYDDVLEIITDATNSIAEEEAVDTETTTP
- a CDS encoding O-methyltransferase, with amino-acid sequence MIVNERIAAYINSLEGELPENLQALEQQALKDFVPIIRKDAQSLLRFLLKVKKPKRILEVGTAVGFSCSLLAEYMPSDCTITTIEKFPKRVEEAKKNLSLAKRSKDMVLLIGDAMDVLQALNGKKEGNISEIYTPYDNKSYFEIDDVNSDKIAELNKSLSEPYDFIFMDAAKGQYMNFLPEIMDLLPLDGLLITDNVLQEGSIADSKYSIVRRDRTIHVRMREYLYALTHMEELDTVILPVGDGMTLSTRVK
- a CDS encoding U32 family peptidase C-terminal domain-containing protein → MKKPELLIPASNLEVLKTAIMYGADAVYIGGEMYGLRAKAKNFSAEDMKEGIAFAHKYGKKVYVTANITAHNRDLDGVAKYFEELREIKPDAIIISDPGVFDIAQEVAPEIDIHISTQANNVNYRTYRFWHKMGATRVVSARELSLDEIADLRKNIPADLEIETFVHGAMCIAHSGRCLLSNYFTGRDANLGACTHPCRWKYHVVEENRPGEYLPVFENDRGTYIFNSKDLCMIEYIPEIVAAGINSLKVEGRMKTALYVATVARTYRKAIDDFFESPELYKENLEYYRQEIAKCTYRQFTTGFFFDKPKADAQIYDNNVYVKEYTYLGTVGSVDENNLCELEQRNKFSVGDEVEVMKPNGENILVTVKKILDEEGNEMESCPHPKQKIFVDFGIKLEQYDIIRRKEEKSE
- the sigK gene encoding RNA polymerase sporulation sigma factor SigK, with protein sequence MKSFPKPLSAKEENEMLLQCRSGNRVARDILIERNLRLVAHIVKKYNTQDRETDDLISIGTIGLIKSIDTFDTEKGIRLATYASRCIDNELLMMLRSGKKQSREVYLYEPIGSDKEGNEINLLDIIESMDEDIVDVMELKSNVKKLYSFVDSALTDREKEIIEMRYGLNGHKEITQREIADKLGISRSYVSRIEKKALKKLRDQFVS
- a CDS encoding M23 family metallopeptidase, translated to MKMRKYRSVLIIGFECIALLILGAMFLVRTLENNKMDTLLVASEKGTKNYIKWVDFTVTYEAMDDAYHYDLETHDNEIELHWIELLAYFGAKFGGDFSRYKSADMKKLADLLLSGDETMGTMTEDMKYYPYYYEAYSAVLGGLVGEFEIQVLTDDKSDLVWEKRYGLKGYSPIAKDYYFYHYDDFGVSRSYGYKRRHLGHDMMGQIGTPIIAVESGYVEAIGWNQYGGWRIGIRSFDGKRYYYYAHLRKDMPYNSSLGEGSIVTAGEVIGYLGRTGYSAKENTNNISTSHLHFGLQLIFDESQKEGYNEIWVDCYDLTRFLYRNRSLTKRDEDTNEFKRVYDMLDPAVEYYKKNME
- a CDS encoding amidohydrolase, whose translation is MDKIYVNGIIHSLDHENNDYEAMAIKDGLICELGSNEDILKLKTDTTKIYDLHNQVVFPGFNDSHMHILEYAIQAERIDLSHVKSIDELILVMKSALNEHSNNEISNATTNNIETSNIVTTNIETSNIETNNIDTNYRGTNNADSNSTDIQWLIGRCMNQDHFKDKRMPTKDDLNKISTTIPIVILRVCHHIAVVNDKALELLSSNGVLPAVEGGEFLLGKDGKPNGILTENALQLIYNTLSKPSVSKVKELILKTTNEMAAHGITSAHSDDFASVEHFEDVITAYRELGEENLLKVRVNQQCLIKDSKELLEFIHKGYASKVFNPYYSLGALKILSDGSLGARTAYLRNPYHDEPSTRGVFVETKEQLLERMKLADDNGMQIAVHAIGDGAIEAILDCFQELDAKNNYRNPLRHGIVHCQITDKELLERFNKQNILAYIQPIFLEYDLHMVEDRVGKELASTSYAFNTLMDSGVHTSGGSDCPVEHFNIMNNIYCGVARKDLFGQPVEGFHTEEALTMRQALQAFTMEGAYASREEQVKGSLEKGKYADFVVLDKDLLQIENEEIRNVNVLMTVMGGKTTYRNENFN
- a CDS encoding DUF3793 family protein — translated: MIGAEVMLHYENSVEMQLILHCAPVLKGLKAGNTITLLHSDLDKVNQVIKDTEVHTKTLYQNNSVAVVLFYRRNQMLKVMNQVAYCAYLLQLGYRPLNVEECFNQLRSKMYDYHNRRKVFPHELGVFLEYPLYDIQEFIRQGGKNCKLCGYWKVYDQEDDAKTIFKQYDQARNELLMNYQDTGKLMI
- a CDS encoding dihydroorotate dehydrogenase electron transfer subunit, producing MATTVKCAAKIDSITEISDGIYSMWINEEKIASATRPGQFLSLYCKDGAKLLPRPISVCEIKEGKIRLVFRAMGAGTKEIATYQAGEFIEVMGPLGNGFPLTEGKRAILIGGGIGIPPMLELAKQLKCEKQVVLGYRDVTFLDKEFLDYADVYVATEDGSVGTKGNVIDAMKEHQLNADVIFACGPTPMLRGVKQYAKEHGITAWLSLEERMACGIGACLACVCKSKEKDHHTNVNNKRICKDGPVFLADDIEL